A window of the Brassica oleracea var. oleracea cultivar TO1000 chromosome C1, BOL, whole genome shotgun sequence genome harbors these coding sequences:
- the LOC106293702 gene encoding uncharacterized protein LOC106293702 → MCLEFVYHEEKTELGRQQAPGVCPYCGGKVSAVDIETKWLFCFLPLCFKVKRKYSCSSCDRRLVLYY, encoded by the coding sequence ATGTGTTTGGAGTTTGTCTATCACGAGGAGAAGACAGAGCTTGGTCGGCAACAAGCACCGGGTGTGTGTCCGTATTGCGGCGGAAAAGTGTCGGCGGTAGATATTGAGACGAAGTGGTTGTTCTGTTTCTTGCCACTCTGTTTCAAGGTCAAACGCAAGTACTCTTGTTCATCCTGTGATCGTCGTCTCGTTTTGTATTATTGA
- the LOC106304576 gene encoding calcium-transporting ATPase 10, plasma membrane-type-like isoform X2, which translates to MSGPFKNSPRGEDKDVEAGTSTFTDYEDSPFDITTTKNAPVERLRRWRQAALVLNASRRFRYTLDLKREEDKKRMLRKMRAHAQAIRAAHLFKASASRVNGITSSPPTPGGGDFGIRQEQIVSISRDQNIGSLQELGGVKGLSGLLKTNLEKGIHGDDDDISKRKSAFGSNTYPQKKGRSFWRFVWEASQDLTLIILIVAAAASLALGIKTEGIEKGWYDGISIAFAVLLVIVVTATSDYRQSLQFQNLNEEKRNIHVEVTRGGRRVEISIYDIVVGDIIPLNIGDQVPADGVLVAGHSLAVDESSMTGESKIVHKNSAKNPFLMSGCKVADGHGTMLVTGVGVNTEWGLLMASVSEDNGGETPLQVRLNGVATFIGIVGLTVAGVVLFVLVVRYFTGHTKDANGAPQFIGGKTKFDHVLDDLVKIITVAVTIVVVAVPEGLPLAVTLTLAYSMRKMMADKALVRRLSACETMGSATTICSDKTGTLTLNEMTVVESYAGFQKMDPPDSSSKLPPAFTSKLVEGIAHNTTGSVFRSESGEIQVSGSPTERAILNWAIKLGMNFDALRSESSAVHFFPFNSEQKRGGVAVKSADSSVHVHWKGAAEIVLGSCTHYMDENESLVDMSGEKMAKLKNDINDMAARSLRCVAIAFRTLEADKIPTDEEQLSKWVLPDDDLVLLAIVGIKDPCRPGVKNSVRLCQQAGVKVRMVTGDNIQTAKAIALECGILASDSDASEPNLIEGKVFRSYSEEERDRISEEISVMGRSSPNDKLLLVQSLKRRGHVVAVTGDGTNDAPALHEADIGLSMGIQGTEVAKEKSDIIILDDNFESVVKVVRWGRSVYANIQKFIQFQLTVNVAALVINVVAAISSGDVPLTAVQLLWVNLIMDTLGALALATEPPTDHLMDRDPVGRREPLITNIMWRNLLVQAMYQVTVLLVLNFRGISILHLKSNPNPERVKNTVIFNAFVICQIFNEFNARKPDEINIFQGVLRNHLFVGIICVTVVLQVVIVEFLGTFASTIKLDWEMWLVSIGIGSISWPLAVIGKCIPVPETPVSQYFRINRWRRNSSG; encoded by the exons ATGAGTGGACCATTCAAGAACTCACCACGAGGGGAAGACAAGGACGTGGAGGCTGGAACTAGCACCTTCACCGATTATGAAGATAGTCCCTTTGACATTACCACTACTAAGAATGCTCCTGTTGAGAGGTTACGCCGTTGGAGG CAAGCGGCGCTTGTGCTGAATGCGTCTCGTCGATTCCGATATACTCTGGACTTGAAAAGGGAGGAAGACAAGAAACGGATGCTGAGGAAGATGAGAGCGCATGCCCAAGCAATAAGA GCTGCACACCTTTTTAAAGCTTCTGCAAGCCGAGTGAATG GAATTACAAGTTCACCTCCAACTCCTGGCGGTGGCGATTTTGGTATTAGACAGGAGCAAATTGTATCGATATCAAGGGATCAAAATATAGGATCTCTGCAAGAACTTGGTGGA GTCAAAGGGTTATCTGGCCTGTTGAAAACAAACTTGGAGAAGGGTATACATGGGGATGATGATGACATATCGAAAAGGAAATCTGCTTTTGGATCAAACACATACCCGCAGAAGAAAGGGAGGAGTTTCTGG AGGTTTGTATGGGAAGCTTCTCAAGATCTTACTTTGATCATACTGATTGTAGCAGCAGCTGCTTCTTTAGCGTTGGGAATAAAGACCGAG GGTATCGAGAAAGGATGGTACGATGGTATCAGCATTGCTTTTGCCGTTCTTCTTGTCATTGTGGTGACAG CTACCAGCGATTATCGCCAGTCTCTTCAATTCCAGAACTTAAATGAAGAGAAAAGAAATATACATGTAGAG GTTACCCGGGGTGGGAGAAGAGTTGAGATTTCAATTTATGACATTGTGGTAGGCGATATCATACCTCTCAATATTGGTGATCAG GTACCTGCTGACGGAGTTTTAGTCGCTGGCCATTCCCTTGCGGTTGATGAGTCCAGCATGACCGGGGAAAGCAAAATT GTTCACAAAAACTCCGCTAAGAATCCATTCCTAATGTCCGGCTGTAAAGTTGCAGATGGCCATGGGACAATGCTG GTTACCGGGGTAGGGGTCAACACTGAATGGGGCTTACTAATGGCTAGCGTCTCAGAAGACAATGGTGGAGAAACACCATTGCAG GTACGCTTGAATGGTGTTGCAACATTTATCGGAATTGTGGGGCTTACAGTTGCTGGCGTTGTATTATTTGTCCTTGTCGTCCG CTACTTTACTGGTCACACAAAGGATGCAAATGGAGCCCCACAGTTTATTGGAGGGAAGACAAAATTTGATCACGTGCTAGATGATCTTGTTAAAATCATCACTGTTGCA GTCACAATCGTTGTAGTGGCAGTGCCTGAAGGGCTTCCTTTAGCTGTTACCTTGAC TCTTGCATATTCCATGAGGAAAATGATGGCAGATAAAGCTTTG GTGCGCAGGCTTTCCGCCTGTGAGACAATGGGATCTGCAACAACAATTTGCAGTGATAAGACGGGAACTTTGACCTTAAACGAG ATGACCGTTGTTGAGAGTTATGCTGGGTTTCAAAAGATGGATCCTCCGGACAGCAGCTCAAAACTGCCTCCTGCTTTTACATCCAAACTTGTTGAGGGGATTGCTCATAATACAACTGGAAGTGTGTTCCGATCTGAG AGTGGTGAGATTCAGGTTTCTGGATCGCCGACAGAAAGAGCAATTCTCAATTGGGCGATAAAG TTAGGCATGAATTTCGATGCCCTTAGGTCTGAGTCTTCTGCTGTTCATTTTTTTCCATTCAACTCAGAGCAGAAACGTGGAGGCGTAGCAGTGAAATCA GCAGATTCGAGTGTCCATGTTCACTGGAAAGGCGCTGCGGAAATTGTATTGGGTTCCTGCACACACTATATGGATGAGAATGAGAGTCTTGTAGATATGAGTGGAGAGAAG ATGGCCAAGTTAAAAAATGATATCAATGATATGGCTGCAAGGAGTCTCCGCTGTGTTGCAATTGCCTTCAGAACACTTGAAGCAGACAAGATTCCAACTGATGAAGAGCAACTTTCAAAATGGGTATTACCTGATGATGATCTTGTCCTGTTGGCTATTGTTGGTATTAAG GATCCATGTCGTCCAGGTGTCAAAAATTCAGTTCGACTTTGCCAACAAGCTGGAGTCAAG GTCCGAATGGTAACTGGTGATAACATTCAAACTGCCAAAGCAATTGCACTGGAGTGCGGTATATTAGCTTCAGACTCAGATGCTAGTGAGCCTAATCTGATTGAAGGAAAAGTATTCCGATCCTATTCAGAAGAAGAAAGAGATAGGATTTCTGAAGAGATATCT GTAATGGGTAGATCATCACCCAATGACAAACTTCTTCTTGTGCAATCGCTGAAGAGAAGGGGACACGTCGTGGCTGTTACTGGTGATGGAACAAATGATGCTCCTGCACTTCATGAG GCAGATATAGGTCTCTCTATGGGTATCCAAGGCACTGAAGTTGCAAAGGAGAAGTCAGACATTATCATCTTGGATGATAACTTTGAATCCGTTGTGAAG GTTGTCCGCTGGGGTCGATCGGTGTATGCCAATATTCAAAAGTTCATACAGTTTCAGCTCACGGTTAATGTCGCAGCTCTTGTCATCAATGTCGTGGCTGCCATATCCTCGGGTGATGTTCCTCTAACTGCAGTACAG CTCCTCTGGGTCAATCTTATAATGGATACTCTTGGGGCTCTTGCTTTAGCCACCGAACCACCAACCGATCACTTGATGGATCGAGATCCTGTTGGCAGAAG AGAACCTCTCATCACAAATATCATGTGGAGAAACTTGCTTGTACAA GCGATGTACCAAGTGACAGTCTTGTTAGTCCTCAATTTCCGTGGAATAAGTATCCTTCATCTGAAGAGTAACCCCAATCCCGAGAGAGTGAAGAATACAGTCATCTTCAATGCCTTTGTCATCTGCCAG ATCTTCAACGAGTTCAACGCACGGAAGCCAGATGAAATAAACATTTTCCAAGGAGTTCTCCGTAATCACCTCTTTGTGGGCATTATCTGTGTCACCGTTGTGCTCCAG GTAGTCATCGTCGAGTTCCTTGGAACATTTGCTTCAACGATTAAGCTTGACTGGGAGATGTGGCTCGTCTCGATTGGAATCGGTTCCATCAG
- the LOC106304576 gene encoding calcium-transporting ATPase 10, plasma membrane-type-like isoform X1: MSGPFKNSPRGEDKDVEAGTSTFTDYEDSPFDITTTKNAPVERLRRWRQAALVLNASRRFRYTLDLKREEDKKRMLRKMRAHAQAIRAAHLFKASASRVNGITSSPPTPGGGDFGIRQEQIVSISRDQNIGSLQELGGVKGLSGLLKTNLEKGIHGDDDDISKRKSAFGSNTYPQKKGRSFWRFVWEASQDLTLIILIVAAAASLALGIKTEGIEKGWYDGISIAFAVLLVIVVTATSDYRQSLQFQNLNEEKRNIHVEVTRGGRRVEISIYDIVVGDIIPLNIGDQVPADGVLVAGHSLAVDESSMTGESKIVHKNSAKNPFLMSGCKVADGHGTMLVTGVGVNTEWGLLMASVSEDNGGETPLQVRLNGVATFIGIVGLTVAGVVLFVLVVRYFTGHTKDANGAPQFIGGKTKFDHVLDDLVKIITVAVTIVVVAVPEGLPLAVTLTLAYSMRKMMADKALVRRLSACETMGSATTICSDKTGTLTLNEMTVVESYAGFQKMDPPDSSSKLPPAFTSKLVEGIAHNTTGSVFRSESGEIQVSGSPTERAILNWAIKLGMNFDALRSESSAVHFFPFNSEQKRGGVAVKSADSSVHVHWKGAAEIVLGSCTHYMDENESLVDMSGEKMAKLKNDINDMAARSLRCVAIAFRTLEADKIPTDEEQLSKWVLPDDDLVLLAIVGIKDPCRPGVKNSVRLCQQAGVKVRMVTGDNIQTAKAIALECGILASDSDASEPNLIEGKVFRSYSEEERDRISEEISVMGRSSPNDKLLLVQSLKRRGHVVAVTGDGTNDAPALHEADIGLSMGIQGTEVAKEKSDIIILDDNFESVVKVVRWGRSVYANIQKFIQFQLTVNVAALVINVVAAISSGDVPLTAVQLLWVNLIMDTLGALALATEPPTDHLMDRDPVGRREPLITNIMWRNLLVQAMYQVTVLLVLNFRGISILHLKSNPNPERVKNTVIFNAFVICQIFNEFNARKPDEINIFQGVLRNHLFVGIICVTVVLQVVIVEFLGTFASTIKLDWEMWLVSIGIGSISWPLAVIGKCIPVPETPVSQYFRINRWRRNSSGN; encoded by the exons ATGAGTGGACCATTCAAGAACTCACCACGAGGGGAAGACAAGGACGTGGAGGCTGGAACTAGCACCTTCACCGATTATGAAGATAGTCCCTTTGACATTACCACTACTAAGAATGCTCCTGTTGAGAGGTTACGCCGTTGGAGG CAAGCGGCGCTTGTGCTGAATGCGTCTCGTCGATTCCGATATACTCTGGACTTGAAAAGGGAGGAAGACAAGAAACGGATGCTGAGGAAGATGAGAGCGCATGCCCAAGCAATAAGA GCTGCACACCTTTTTAAAGCTTCTGCAAGCCGAGTGAATG GAATTACAAGTTCACCTCCAACTCCTGGCGGTGGCGATTTTGGTATTAGACAGGAGCAAATTGTATCGATATCAAGGGATCAAAATATAGGATCTCTGCAAGAACTTGGTGGA GTCAAAGGGTTATCTGGCCTGTTGAAAACAAACTTGGAGAAGGGTATACATGGGGATGATGATGACATATCGAAAAGGAAATCTGCTTTTGGATCAAACACATACCCGCAGAAGAAAGGGAGGAGTTTCTGG AGGTTTGTATGGGAAGCTTCTCAAGATCTTACTTTGATCATACTGATTGTAGCAGCAGCTGCTTCTTTAGCGTTGGGAATAAAGACCGAG GGTATCGAGAAAGGATGGTACGATGGTATCAGCATTGCTTTTGCCGTTCTTCTTGTCATTGTGGTGACAG CTACCAGCGATTATCGCCAGTCTCTTCAATTCCAGAACTTAAATGAAGAGAAAAGAAATATACATGTAGAG GTTACCCGGGGTGGGAGAAGAGTTGAGATTTCAATTTATGACATTGTGGTAGGCGATATCATACCTCTCAATATTGGTGATCAG GTACCTGCTGACGGAGTTTTAGTCGCTGGCCATTCCCTTGCGGTTGATGAGTCCAGCATGACCGGGGAAAGCAAAATT GTTCACAAAAACTCCGCTAAGAATCCATTCCTAATGTCCGGCTGTAAAGTTGCAGATGGCCATGGGACAATGCTG GTTACCGGGGTAGGGGTCAACACTGAATGGGGCTTACTAATGGCTAGCGTCTCAGAAGACAATGGTGGAGAAACACCATTGCAG GTACGCTTGAATGGTGTTGCAACATTTATCGGAATTGTGGGGCTTACAGTTGCTGGCGTTGTATTATTTGTCCTTGTCGTCCG CTACTTTACTGGTCACACAAAGGATGCAAATGGAGCCCCACAGTTTATTGGAGGGAAGACAAAATTTGATCACGTGCTAGATGATCTTGTTAAAATCATCACTGTTGCA GTCACAATCGTTGTAGTGGCAGTGCCTGAAGGGCTTCCTTTAGCTGTTACCTTGAC TCTTGCATATTCCATGAGGAAAATGATGGCAGATAAAGCTTTG GTGCGCAGGCTTTCCGCCTGTGAGACAATGGGATCTGCAACAACAATTTGCAGTGATAAGACGGGAACTTTGACCTTAAACGAG ATGACCGTTGTTGAGAGTTATGCTGGGTTTCAAAAGATGGATCCTCCGGACAGCAGCTCAAAACTGCCTCCTGCTTTTACATCCAAACTTGTTGAGGGGATTGCTCATAATACAACTGGAAGTGTGTTCCGATCTGAG AGTGGTGAGATTCAGGTTTCTGGATCGCCGACAGAAAGAGCAATTCTCAATTGGGCGATAAAG TTAGGCATGAATTTCGATGCCCTTAGGTCTGAGTCTTCTGCTGTTCATTTTTTTCCATTCAACTCAGAGCAGAAACGTGGAGGCGTAGCAGTGAAATCA GCAGATTCGAGTGTCCATGTTCACTGGAAAGGCGCTGCGGAAATTGTATTGGGTTCCTGCACACACTATATGGATGAGAATGAGAGTCTTGTAGATATGAGTGGAGAGAAG ATGGCCAAGTTAAAAAATGATATCAATGATATGGCTGCAAGGAGTCTCCGCTGTGTTGCAATTGCCTTCAGAACACTTGAAGCAGACAAGATTCCAACTGATGAAGAGCAACTTTCAAAATGGGTATTACCTGATGATGATCTTGTCCTGTTGGCTATTGTTGGTATTAAG GATCCATGTCGTCCAGGTGTCAAAAATTCAGTTCGACTTTGCCAACAAGCTGGAGTCAAG GTCCGAATGGTAACTGGTGATAACATTCAAACTGCCAAAGCAATTGCACTGGAGTGCGGTATATTAGCTTCAGACTCAGATGCTAGTGAGCCTAATCTGATTGAAGGAAAAGTATTCCGATCCTATTCAGAAGAAGAAAGAGATAGGATTTCTGAAGAGATATCT GTAATGGGTAGATCATCACCCAATGACAAACTTCTTCTTGTGCAATCGCTGAAGAGAAGGGGACACGTCGTGGCTGTTACTGGTGATGGAACAAATGATGCTCCTGCACTTCATGAG GCAGATATAGGTCTCTCTATGGGTATCCAAGGCACTGAAGTTGCAAAGGAGAAGTCAGACATTATCATCTTGGATGATAACTTTGAATCCGTTGTGAAG GTTGTCCGCTGGGGTCGATCGGTGTATGCCAATATTCAAAAGTTCATACAGTTTCAGCTCACGGTTAATGTCGCAGCTCTTGTCATCAATGTCGTGGCTGCCATATCCTCGGGTGATGTTCCTCTAACTGCAGTACAG CTCCTCTGGGTCAATCTTATAATGGATACTCTTGGGGCTCTTGCTTTAGCCACCGAACCACCAACCGATCACTTGATGGATCGAGATCCTGTTGGCAGAAG AGAACCTCTCATCACAAATATCATGTGGAGAAACTTGCTTGTACAA GCGATGTACCAAGTGACAGTCTTGTTAGTCCTCAATTTCCGTGGAATAAGTATCCTTCATCTGAAGAGTAACCCCAATCCCGAGAGAGTGAAGAATACAGTCATCTTCAATGCCTTTGTCATCTGCCAG ATCTTCAACGAGTTCAACGCACGGAAGCCAGATGAAATAAACATTTTCCAAGGAGTTCTCCGTAATCACCTCTTTGTGGGCATTATCTGTGTCACCGTTGTGCTCCAG GTAGTCATCGTCGAGTTCCTTGGAACATTTGCTTCAACGATTAAGCTTGACTGGGAGATGTGGCTCGTCTCGATTGGAATCGGTTCCATCAG